From a single Pyxicephalus adspersus chromosome 11, UCB_Pads_2.0, whole genome shotgun sequence genomic region:
- the LOC140340394 gene encoding nicotinamide N-methyltransferase-like yields MDSVPKKLYHIHGYDSRTTLEHYFSNKEDMIFADDSLKFPMMNLHYVFSRGYIHGKLLMDFSKGSYIHHLYSASNIFKDIILMKFSEKSAMEVHRWLGDRTGAFDWTHTKTAVAALEGKSDQSHTIELNLKASIRQIVMCSLEKENLTDPLVLPHADCIISVWLLDVISIDQDDYMKNLKKISNLLKIGGHLILIGALNTTYLTVGAELFHVFKYDESFVKSALSKLGFVIDYCAVQKRKKVSDLTDYTHVIFITAQMKNGKTDSC; encoded by the exons ATGGATTCTGTGCCGAAGAAACTCTACCACATCCATGGATATGATTCTAGAACCACCCTTGAACATTACTTCTCTAACAAGGAGGACATGATCTTTGCAGACGACTCTTTGAAATTTCCGATGATGAATCTTCACTATGTGTTTAGCAGGG GTTATATTCATGGAAAACTTTTGATGGACTTCAGCAAAGGCTCCTACATTCACCATCTATATTCAGCCTCCAATATTTTCAAAGATATCATTCTTATGAAATTCAGTGAAAAATCAGCCATGGAAGTGCACAGATGGCTCGGCGATCGTACCGGAGCTTTTGATTGGACTCACACAAAGACTGCTGTTGCAGCGTTAGAAGGAAAAAG tgaccaaAGTCATACCATAGAGCTAAACCTAAAAGCATCCATCAGGCAGATTGTGATGTGCAGCCTTGAAAAGGAGAATCTAACTGACCCACTGGTGTTACCGCACGCTGACTGCATAATCAGTGTGTGGTTATTGGATGTCATCAGCATAGATCAAGATGATTACATGAAGAACCTGAAAAAAATCTCAAACCTGCTAAAAATTGGTGGTCATCTGATTCTTATTGGGGCACTAAACACAACCTATCTTACAGTCGGAGCAGAACTGTTCCATGTATTTAAATACGACGAGAGTTTTGTAAAATCTGCTCTTAGCAAGTTGGGGTTTGTTATTGATTACTGTGCTGtgcaaaagagaaagaaagtgaGTGATCTCACTGATTATACTCATGTTATATTTATCACCGCTCagatgaaaaatggaaaaaccGATAGCTGCTAG
- the LOC140340345 gene encoding nicotinamide N-methyltransferase-like has product MDSKTHKLYHIHGIDSRDHLDLYFSGKEDMIFGDDSLKFPLTNLHYQFSSGQIVGQFMIDISMGSFIHHLFSASNFFKDIVILRFNEKCIMELTRWLHDRTGAFDWTHASAAAVELEGKRDQIQDKEMRLKASIKQILKCDFEQENITSPVVLPLADCVISATILDSMSKNEDEYMKNLGNILKLLKPGGKLLLFGLLEETYITVGGERIHRFKYNEDFVKNALYKLGLVIDYWAVQRRRNLNDIRDYKAIFFIVACKGK; this is encoded by the exons ATGGATTCCAAAACACATAAATTATATCATATACATGGAATAGACTCCAGAGATCATTTGGATTTATATTTCTCAGGCAAGGAGGACATGATTTTTGGAGATGATTCTTTGAAATTTCCATTGACTAATCTTCACTACCAATTCAGCAGTG GTCAAATTGTGGGTCAATTTATGATAGACATCAGCATGGGGTCTTTTATCCATCATCTTTTTTCTGCCTCAAATTTCTTCAAAGATATTGTTATTTTAAGATTCAATGAGAAATGTATCATGGAGCTGACCAGATGGCTGCATGACCGCACAGGAGCGTTTGATTGGACACATGCATCGGCTGCCGCTGTTGAGTTAGAAGGAAAAAG aGACCAAATTCAGGACAAAGAAATGCGCCTAAAGGCATCCATCAAACAAATTCTGAAATGTGATTTTGAACAGGAAAACATAACCTCCCCGGTGGTGCTACCGCTTGCTGATTGCGTTATTAGTGCAACTATACTGGATTCCATGAGTAAAAATGAAGATGAATACATGAAGAATCTGGGAAACATCCTAAAGCTGCTAAAACCTGGAGGCAAACTGTTACTTTTTGGATTATTGGAGGAAACGTACATAACTGTTGGAGGGGAAAGGATCCATCGATTTAAATACAATGAAGACTTTGTGAAAAATGCCCTTTATAAATTGGGTTTAGTTATTGATTATTGGGCAGTGCAAAGGAGACGCAATTTAAATGATATCAGGGATTATAAGgctatatttttcattgtagctTGCAAGGGTAAGTAG